In a single window of the Effusibacillus lacus genome:
- a CDS encoding response regulator, whose translation MGNPVKVLLVDDHHLFLMGIDSILRDQPGIEVVGHAGNGEEAVEKVKKLNPDVVLMDINMPVCNGIEATRIIKGMVPQTAILMLTVNDGDEELFEAIKAGAQGYLLKNLTPDELLACIHNASRGEVTISGQIAGKIFQYFRSHNMNPERNEKVKEQTDHILTAREIEILQQVIRGLTNKEIADQLCISENTVKNHLRNIMEKLHLQNRVQAAAYALNIGLITLD comes from the coding sequence GGATGACCATCACTTGTTTTTGATGGGGATAGATTCAATCTTGCGGGATCAACCCGGCATCGAAGTGGTGGGCCATGCCGGCAACGGGGAGGAAGCGGTTGAGAAGGTGAAGAAACTAAACCCGGATGTTGTATTAATGGACATCAATATGCCGGTGTGCAATGGTATAGAGGCCACCCGTATAATCAAGGGAATGGTGCCTCAAACAGCAATCTTGATGTTAACCGTAAACGACGGGGATGAGGAACTGTTTGAAGCGATCAAGGCGGGGGCCCAGGGGTATCTGCTGAAAAACCTCACGCCTGATGAACTGCTTGCCTGCATACACAACGCAAGCAGAGGTGAAGTAACCATCTCCGGCCAAATTGCGGGAAAGATCTTTCAGTATTTTCGGTCTCACAATATGAACCCGGAAAGAAACGAGAAGGTCAAGGAACAGACGGATCATATACTCACAGCCAGGGAAATCGAGATTCTGCAGCAGGTGATTCGCGGATTGACCAACAAGGAAATCGCCGATCAACTGTGCATATCCGAGAATACGGTCAAGAATCATTTGCGCAATATTATGGAGAAATTGCATCTGCAAAACAGAGTGCAAGCTGCCGCTTATGCACTGAACATAGGCTTGATCACTCTCGATTAA